Proteins co-encoded in one Acidovorax sp. 69 genomic window:
- the xerD gene encoding site-specific tyrosine recombinase XerD, whose amino-acid sequence MLTPSLDAIDTFVDALWLEDGLSRNTLAAYRRDLTLYAQWLSDQQPSLALDDTAEHHLNAYFAARHAQTRATSANRRLTVLRRYFHWALRERRITADPTVRLQAARQPLRVPKTLSQAQVEALLTAPDLGNPLGLRDRTMLELMYASGLRVTELVTLKTFQLGLNEGVLRVMGKGSKERLVPFGEEARQWLDRYLHEARGVILAGQQTDDLFVTQRGSGMTRVMFWVIVKKWAQVAGITVPLSPHTLRHAFATHLLNHGADLRVVQLLLGHADISTTTIYTHVARERLKSLHALHHPRG is encoded by the coding sequence ATGTTGACCCCCAGCCTTGATGCCATAGACACCTTTGTGGATGCCCTGTGGCTGGAGGACGGTCTTTCGCGCAATACGCTGGCCGCTTACCGGCGCGACCTGACGTTGTATGCGCAATGGCTGTCAGACCAGCAACCGTCCCTCGCGCTCGACGACACCGCCGAGCACCACCTGAACGCCTACTTTGCAGCCCGCCACGCACAGACCCGTGCCACGTCAGCCAACCGGCGCCTCACCGTGCTGCGCCGCTACTTTCACTGGGCACTGCGTGAGCGGCGCATCACGGCCGACCCCACGGTGCGGCTTCAGGCCGCGCGCCAGCCCCTGCGTGTGCCCAAGACGCTCTCCCAGGCCCAGGTGGAGGCTTTGCTGACGGCGCCTGATCTGGGCAACCCTTTGGGGCTGCGCGACCGCACCATGCTGGAGCTGATGTACGCCAGCGGTCTGCGTGTGACTGAACTGGTCACGCTGAAGACATTTCAGCTCGGACTCAATGAAGGCGTGTTGCGCGTGATGGGCAAAGGCAGCAAGGAGCGCCTGGTGCCCTTTGGCGAAGAAGCCCGGCAATGGCTGGATCGCTACCTGCACGAAGCCCGGGGTGTCATCCTGGCCGGGCAGCAGACGGATGACCTGTTTGTGACCCAGCGCGGCAGCGGCATGACGCGCGTGATGTTCTGGGTCATCGTCAAGAAATGGGCCCAGGTGGCGGGTATTACCGTGCCGCTGTCGCCGCACACGCTGCGCCACGCGTTTGCTACCCATCTGCTCAACCATGGTGCTGATCTGCGCGTGGTGCAGTTATTGCTGGGCCATGCCGACATATCCACCACCACCATCTACACCCATGTGGCACGAGAGCGGCTCAAGTCGCTGCATGCGCTGCATCATCCACGTGGATAG
- a CDS encoding tripartite tricarboxylate transporter substrate binding protein has protein sequence MKKLILGACLLGATALAMAQAWPAAKPVRIIVAYPAGGVSDNVARALADKLAVQWGTPVVIENKAGASGSLGVDAVAKAAPDGYTLGFAAVSPLALNPHLGKSPFDAQKDIAPVVSVMYSPVLLLGTAANKATDFKDLLTTARARPGAVRWATSGQASLGHIMLEQIQAVAQVQITHIPYKGGGQQMNDALGGQFEVLSTNAGAAVLQHIKAGKLKPLAVGAPARLDSLPDVPTLAELKQPAANLSSLFGIYAPAQTPPAIIARINAEVNKALALPDIRSKLDATDNVPTGGTTAEFARQIAQESESNARIIRSAGIQGN, from the coding sequence ATGAAGAAACTGATTCTTGGCGCCTGCCTGCTGGGCGCCACCGCGCTGGCCATGGCCCAGGCCTGGCCCGCGGCCAAACCCGTTCGCATCATCGTGGCCTACCCGGCCGGTGGCGTGAGCGATAACGTTGCGCGGGCACTGGCCGACAAGCTGGCCGTGCAATGGGGCACGCCCGTGGTGATTGAGAACAAGGCGGGTGCCAGTGGCAGCCTGGGTGTGGATGCCGTGGCCAAGGCGGCACCCGATGGCTATACCCTGGGTTTTGCTGCCGTGAGCCCGCTGGCGCTGAACCCGCACCTGGGCAAGTCGCCCTTCGATGCGCAAAAGGACATTGCCCCGGTGGTCAGCGTGATGTACTCGCCAGTGCTGCTGCTCGGTACTGCTGCCAACAAGGCGACGGATTTCAAGGACCTGCTCACCACAGCGCGGGCCAGGCCCGGTGCGGTGCGCTGGGCAACGTCTGGGCAGGCGTCGCTGGGGCACATCATGCTGGAGCAGATCCAGGCGGTGGCGCAGGTACAGATCACGCACATCCCTTACAAGGGCGGTGGCCAGCAGATGAATGATGCCCTGGGAGGGCAGTTCGAAGTGTTGTCGACCAATGCCGGTGCAGCGGTGCTGCAACACATCAAGGCGGGCAAGCTCAAGCCGCTGGCCGTGGGGGCGCCTGCGCGGCTCGATTCACTGCCCGATGTGCCCACGCTGGCCGAGCTGAAACAACCGGCCGCCAACCTGTCGTCGCTGTTTGGCATTTATGCCCCGGCGCAGACGCCGCCGGCGATCATTGCGCGCATCAATGCGGAGGTGAACAAGGCGCTTGCCTTGCCCGACATTCGCAGCAAGCTCGACGCCACGGACAACGTGCCCACCGGCGGCACTACGGCGGAGTTCGCGCGCCAGATTGCGCAGGAGTCCGAGAGCAACGCACGCATCATTCGCTCGGCCGGCATCCAGGGAAACTGA
- a CDS encoding EAL and HDOD domain-containing protein → MSSTPEQDTPEAASPAVEPVDENLAIIARQAIVDESRAVYGYELFDRSTASDSHTAASDAALLFNALSYAGTEALVGKKTVFINCTHDSLSGGHLELIHPEKVVLEVPPLPEGATAEEIEGRIPTLEALRTRGFRLAFDQQALRRAYTSWLPLAAFIKLDMQAFKPELAAPLVKFATTHSKATLVAEKVETAEQYELMRDLGVKLYQGYWFALPSLVKATTIRPSQATIIQLINLVRKQASTAEIEDLLKKDPTLSFNLLRFINSSGFGLSCEITSFRHAVMILGLKKLFRWAALLMTTSRAGGAPPAVGQTAVVRGRLMELLAAELLPPEECDNAFVVGVFSLLDTMLGVPLEKALESVALPEPVMDALLRGTGVFAPFLDLTKACESGDEVAFAKNADALHLSNRQVNWAHLQALTWAESLNEE, encoded by the coding sequence ATGTCGAGTACACCTGAACAAGACACCCCGGAAGCGGCATCCCCTGCGGTGGAACCCGTCGACGAAAACCTTGCCATCATTGCCCGCCAGGCCATCGTGGACGAAAGCCGCGCAGTCTATGGCTATGAGCTGTTCGATCGCTCCACGGCTTCGGATTCGCACACGGCCGCCAGCGATGCTGCGCTGTTGTTCAATGCTCTCTCATACGCGGGCACCGAAGCCCTGGTGGGCAAAAAAACCGTCTTCATCAACTGCACCCATGACAGCCTTTCAGGCGGCCATCTGGAGCTGATCCACCCCGAAAAGGTGGTGCTGGAAGTCCCACCGCTGCCCGAGGGCGCCACCGCTGAAGAGATCGAAGGCCGCATACCCACACTGGAAGCCTTGCGCACCAGGGGCTTTCGCCTCGCGTTCGACCAGCAGGCCCTGCGCCGCGCCTACACCAGTTGGCTGCCCCTGGCCGCCTTCATCAAGCTGGACATGCAGGCTTTCAAGCCTGAATTGGCGGCCCCGCTGGTCAAATTTGCGACAACACACAGCAAGGCCACATTGGTCGCTGAAAAGGTGGAAACCGCCGAGCAGTACGAACTGATGCGCGACCTGGGGGTGAAGCTGTACCAAGGCTACTGGTTTGCCCTGCCTTCGCTGGTGAAAGCCACCACGATTCGCCCCTCGCAGGCCACCATCATCCAGCTGATCAACCTGGTGCGTAAACAGGCCAGCACCGCCGAGATCGAAGACCTGCTCAAGAAAGACCCCACGCTGTCTTTCAACCTGCTGCGCTTCATCAACTCGTCGGGTTTTGGTCTGTCGTGCGAGATCACCTCGTTCCGCCATGCGGTCATGATTCTGGGTCTCAAGAAGCTGTTCCGCTGGGCGGCGCTGCTGATGACCACATCGCGCGCCGGAGGTGCACCGCCCGCCGTGGGCCAGACCGCCGTCGTGCGCGGCCGCCTCATGGAGCTGCTGGCGGCCGAGCTGCTGCCGCCCGAGGAGTGCGACAACGCCTTTGTGGTGGGCGTGTTCTCGCTGCTCGACACCATGCTGGGCGTACCGCTGGAAAAAGCCCTCGAATCGGTGGCCTTGCCTGAACCCGTGATGGATGCACTGCTGCGTGGCACCGGTGTGTTTGCCCCGTTCCTGGATCTGACCAAAGCCTGCGAAAGTGGCGATGAAGTGGCCTTTGCCAAAAACGCAGACGCCTTGCACCTGTCCAACCGCCAGGTCAACTGGGCCCACTTGCAGGCCCTGACATGGGCCGAAAGCCTGAACGAAGAGTAG
- a CDS encoding EAL and HDOD domain-containing protein yields the protein MIARQAIVNAQQVVVGYELFNRSRNGAAHTAATDVILVFTALSHAGTDELVGKKLIFVNCTHESLSGGHLELLEPDKVVLEIPPLGHTASEEVATRMPILAELRERGFHLAFNHTVLQSAYAPWLPLADYIKLDLSALAPDQLAVLISYAGRHSKAELIAEKVETAQQYDMVSSQGVQLFQGYWFARPSLVEAKLLTPAQTSIIELINQVRKQASTDDIEEVLKKDAGLAFNLMRLINSAGFGLTREITSFRQAVMLMGLKKLFRWAALLLTASRNSGTPSSVGHTAVVRGRLMELLALETLPPEEADQAFVVGIFSLLDVMLSMPMESAIGLLNVPETVTAALLRREGFLGDLLTLAEACESSDDAVFDRAAGLLHLTSQQINFAHLQALAWADHLTE from the coding sequence ATGATCGCAAGACAGGCCATCGTGAATGCACAGCAGGTGGTGGTTGGCTATGAGCTGTTCAACCGATCACGCAACGGGGCCGCACACACGGCGGCTACCGATGTCATCCTGGTTTTCACGGCGCTTTCACATGCGGGCACCGACGAGCTGGTGGGCAAAAAACTTATCTTCGTCAATTGCACCCACGAGAGCCTCTCCGGGGGACACCTGGAACTACTCGAGCCCGACAAAGTGGTGCTGGAGATCCCGCCGCTGGGCCACACGGCCTCCGAAGAAGTTGCGACCCGCATGCCCATCCTGGCTGAGCTGCGTGAACGTGGTTTTCACCTGGCGTTCAACCACACGGTTCTGCAATCGGCCTATGCCCCCTGGTTGCCGCTGGCGGACTACATCAAGCTCGACCTGTCGGCGCTGGCACCTGACCAGCTGGCCGTGCTGATCAGCTACGCAGGGCGCCATTCCAAGGCCGAGCTGATCGCTGAAAAGGTCGAAACGGCCCAGCAGTACGACATGGTGTCCAGCCAGGGGGTGCAACTGTTTCAGGGCTACTGGTTTGCGCGCCCTTCGTTGGTCGAGGCCAAGCTGCTGACGCCTGCACAAACCAGCATCATTGAACTCATCAATCAGGTGCGTAAACAGGCCAGTACCGACGACATTGAAGAAGTGCTCAAGAAAGACGCAGGCCTGGCCTTCAACCTGATGCGCCTGATCAACTCGGCAGGTTTTGGGCTGACGCGCGAGATCACCTCCTTCCGCCAAGCGGTGATGCTCATGGGTCTGAAGAAGCTGTTTCGCTGGGCAGCGCTGCTACTGACCGCGTCGCGCAATAGCGGCACGCCGTCCTCGGTGGGCCACACGGCCGTCGTGCGAGGACGACTCATGGAACTGCTGGCGCTGGAGACCCTGCCCCCCGAAGAAGCCGACCAGGCCTTTGTGGTGGGTATCTTCTCGTTGCTGGATGTGATGCTGTCCATGCCCATGGAGTCGGCCATTGGCCTGCTCAATGTGCCAGAGACCGTTACAGCGGCACTGCTGCGGCGTGAGGGATTTCTGGGGGATCTGCTCACCCTGGCAGAAGCTTGCGAATCCAGCGACGATGCGGTTTTTGACCGGGCGGCTGGCCTGCTGCACCTGACCAGCCAGCAGATCAACTTTGCACACCTGCAAGCCCTCGCCTGGGCAGACCATCTCACCGAGTAG
- a CDS encoding ferritin-like domain-containing protein yields MELRQRALQVLCLADPEQKAAAALDLYAQAATLSIADSAPPAPANPDTLPGRPARPELLRHNELARRSPASAEGRAILIHAIAHIEFNAINLALDAVWRFDGMPHAYYTDWMLVAGEEARHFRLLRDHLRAQGHDYGDFPAHQGLWTMCEKTQHDVLARMALVPRTMEARGLDATPQIQAKLRQVGTPDALAAVTILDTILHDEVGHVAIGNHWYRWLCEREGQDPETHYGTLVKQYEAPRLKPPFNESARRSAGFSDAELRWLQQV; encoded by the coding sequence ATGGAGCTTCGCCAACGCGCACTGCAGGTCTTGTGCCTTGCTGACCCTGAACAAAAAGCGGCTGCAGCGCTGGATTTGTATGCGCAAGCAGCTACGCTTTCAATAGCAGATTCAGCCCCTCCGGCCCCTGCCAACCCGGACACCCTGCCCGGCCGGCCTGCGCGCCCTGAGCTGTTGCGCCATAACGAATTGGCCCGGCGGTCTCCCGCCAGCGCAGAAGGCCGTGCCATCCTGATCCACGCCATCGCCCACATCGAGTTCAATGCCATCAACCTGGCGCTCGATGCTGTGTGGCGCTTTGACGGCATGCCCCACGCTTACTACACCGACTGGATGCTGGTGGCCGGTGAAGAGGCCCGGCACTTTCGCCTGTTGCGCGACCACCTGCGCGCCCAGGGGCATGACTATGGCGACTTTCCAGCCCACCAGGGCCTGTGGACGATGTGCGAGAAAACGCAGCATGATGTCCTTGCACGCATGGCCCTCGTGCCACGCACCATGGAGGCGCGCGGGCTGGACGCCACCCCGCAAATCCAGGCCAAACTGAGACAGGTCGGAACCCCGGATGCCTTGGCTGCCGTGACCATCCTGGACACCATCTTGCACGACGAGGTCGGACATGTGGCCATTGGCAACCACTGGTACAGGTGGCTGTGCGAGCGCGAAGGCCAAGACCCTGAAACCCACTATGGCACCCTGGTAAAACAATATGAAGCCCCTCGCCTGAAGCCTCCGTTCAATGAATCTGCGCGACGCAGCGCGGGCTTCAGCGACGCCGAGCTGCGTTGGCTACAACAGGTCTGA
- a CDS encoding gamma carbonic anhydrase family protein — protein sequence MAIYELDGVAPQLAASAWVADSAQVMGNVVLGEDVSVWFGTVIRGDTESITIGAGSNIQDASVLHADIGKPLVVGERVTVGHQVMLHGCTIGDESLIGIGAVVLNGAKIGKNCLVGAGALVTEGKEFPDGSMIIGSPAKAVRELTPEQIEGLRESAQHYIDNARRFQNGLHKIG from the coding sequence ATGGCGATTTACGAACTCGATGGTGTGGCGCCGCAATTGGCTGCATCGGCCTGGGTGGCCGACAGCGCGCAAGTGATGGGCAACGTGGTCCTTGGCGAAGATGTCAGCGTGTGGTTTGGCACGGTGATCCGCGGTGACACCGAGAGCATCACGATTGGCGCGGGCTCCAACATTCAAGACGCGAGCGTGCTGCACGCGGACATTGGCAAACCCCTCGTGGTGGGTGAGCGGGTGACGGTGGGCCACCAGGTCATGCTGCACGGCTGCACCATCGGGGACGAATCTTTGATCGGCATTGGCGCCGTGGTTCTCAATGGCGCGAAGATTGGCAAGAACTGTCTGGTGGGTGCCGGTGCGCTGGTCACTGAGGGCAAGGAGTTTCCCGATGGTTCCATGATCATCGGCAGCCCCGCCAAGGCCGTTCGCGAGCTGACGCCAGAGCAGATCGAAGGCCTGCGCGAGAGCGCGCAGCACTACATCGACAACGCGCGCCGCTTTCAAAACGGCCTGCACAAAATCGGCTGA
- a CDS encoding Hsp33 family molecular chaperone HslO, which produces MSELHKFLFDGLPVRGMIVRLTDAWTEILSRRAGNSATGAYPAPVSELLGEMAAAGVLMQSNIKFNGALVLQVFGDGPVKLAVAEVQSDLSLRATATLKGEVADGARLSQMVNVGGGGRCAITLDPKDRHPGQQPYQGVVPLHGDQHEKLDRLSDVLQHYMLQSEQLDTILVLGANEKVAAGLLIQRMPIKGEGNLAAGLTHRENEDQIGHNEDYNRIAHLAASLTREELLTLDVDTILRRLFWEEKLLRFEPQQGDRGPRFACTCTLERVRNMLRSLGVEEAESILAEREDIEVGCEFCGQQYRFDAVDAAQIFVSPGANQPPGPTGIQ; this is translated from the coding sequence GTGTCTGAACTCCACAAGTTTCTTTTCGATGGTTTGCCCGTGCGCGGCATGATCGTGCGCCTCACCGATGCCTGGACCGAGATCCTGAGTCGCCGCGCGGGCAATTCCGCCACCGGCGCTTACCCCGCGCCCGTGAGCGAACTGCTGGGCGAGATGGCCGCAGCGGGGGTGCTGATGCAGTCCAACATCAAGTTCAATGGAGCGCTCGTGCTGCAGGTTTTTGGCGATGGCCCTGTGAAACTGGCAGTGGCCGAAGTGCAATCGGACCTGAGCCTGCGCGCCACGGCCACCCTCAAGGGCGAAGTGGCTGACGGCGCGCGTTTGAGCCAGATGGTCAATGTGGGTGGTGGTGGTCGCTGTGCCATCACGCTGGACCCCAAAGATCGGCATCCCGGCCAGCAGCCCTATCAGGGCGTGGTGCCATTGCATGGCGACCAGCATGAAAAGCTCGACCGCTTGTCGGATGTGCTGCAGCACTACATGCTGCAGTCTGAGCAACTCGACACCATTCTGGTGCTTGGGGCCAACGAAAAGGTCGCTGCAGGCCTTTTGATCCAGCGCATGCCGATCAAGGGCGAGGGCAATCTGGCTGCAGGCCTCACGCACCGCGAGAACGAAGACCAGATCGGTCACAACGAAGACTACAACCGCATCGCCCATCTGGCTGCCAGCCTCACGCGCGAAGAGCTTTTGACGCTGGACGTAGACACCATCCTGCGCCGCCTGTTCTGGGAAGAAAAGCTGCTGCGCTTTGAGCCCCAGCAGGGTGATCGTGGTCCCCGCTTTGCCTGCACCTGCACGCTCGAACGGGTCCGCAACATGTTGCGCAGTCTGGGCGTTGAAGAGGCTGAGAGCATCCTGGCCGAGCGTGAGGACATTGAGGTGGGCTGCGAGTTCTGCGGCCAGCAGTACCGGTTTGATGCGGTGGACGCTGCGCAGATTTTTGTCTCCCCCGGTGCAAACCAGCCACCAGGGCCGACAGGCATTCAATAG
- a CDS encoding CZB domain-containing protein, with protein MEFFRRVLGARRAGLAAPPLALFDGSVAPDSLRADTLLAALDIDAAINAHERWKVRLMDYLEGRTSVGLDPALIRRSDHSALGRWLHGVGGELLRDQAAYPLLMARHQYFHEQAATLIELAQLGEWDRAVQVLNGGYRYGSSQVVLLLKELKRGLV; from the coding sequence ATGGAGTTTTTTCGTCGTGTTCTTGGCGCTCGCCGTGCAGGCTTGGCTGCGCCACCGCTGGCGTTGTTTGATGGCTCTGTAGCACCGGATTCGCTGCGCGCCGACACCTTGCTGGCCGCCCTGGACATCGATGCCGCCATCAATGCCCATGAGCGCTGGAAGGTCCGTCTGATGGACTACCTCGAAGGCCGTACCTCCGTGGGGCTGGACCCGGCCCTGATACGCCGTTCTGATCACAGCGCTCTGGGGCGCTGGTTGCATGGTGTGGGAGGCGAGTTGCTAAGGGACCAAGCCGCTTACCCGTTGTTGATGGCGCGCCACCAGTATTTTCACGAACAGGCCGCAACACTGATTGAACTGGCCCAACTGGGGGAGTGGGACCGGGCGGTGCAGGTGCTCAACGGCGGGTACCGCTATGGCTCCAGTCAGGTGGTGCTGTTGCTCAAGGAACTCAAACGCGGGCTGGTGTGA